The DNA sequence TCGTAATTAAACTGATTTTCAAGTGAAAAATGGAACAAGACTTCGTTACCCATGAAGAAATAAGCCAAAGAAGCAGCCGTGATTCCAGAAATAAGAAGTGGTATCAATGAACCCATTGTAAGGTCGAGCATCAGAACCTCAAGCGTAAACATGATTCCGGCAATTGGAGCCTTAAAAATGCCAGCAATGGCACCAGTAGCCCCACAACCAATTAACAAACGCATTTGATTTTCATTCAAACCGAACACTTTTGAAATATTGGAACCGATAGCTGCTCCGGTATACACAATTGGGGCTTCAGCTCCAACAGATCCTCCAAATCCAATCGTAAATGCACTGGTAATCATTGAAGAAAACATGTTATGTGCTTTGATATGACTACCTTTTTTGGAGAGAGTAGATAAAATTTTGGAAATCCCGTGACTGATATCATCTTTAATCAAGTATTTCACAATCAATACGCTGATCAGGATACCAATCATAGGATAAGCCAGGTAAAAAAAACTTTCAGACGAAGTGCTGAAGTGTCGAGTCAAAAAATAACTGACGTAATGAATGAAATTTTTCAGCATAAAGGCAGCTGTTCCGCTAACCAAACCAACCAACAGGCTTAAAATATAAATCTTATTCTTTTCAGTAGTTTCTGAGAAGAATTTCTGTATTCTTTTTATCATTTGTTCTATTTACTATTTGCTTTTCTTTTTGAAAATTTCCTTCATACTCTGCCAGAATGGTTTCTTTTCAGTTTCAGTAGTTGGTTTAGCTTCTTCTTTATTGGGTTCTGCAACTGATTTTCCCTGTTTCTTTTGATCGTAATTCGGATTTGTTTCTTTCTTCCCGAAGAGATCATGAATAATCCCCCTTAATCCAACCTCCAAAACTTCACGGTAAGGAGGAATATTTAGCATAGCCATGCTTTCTTCCGAAGGTGATTCAAATGTACTGAACCTCATGTTTTGGTACTTACTTTTATGCAGAATCTGGCTATAAAATTGCCCAACTATTGGCAATGCAGTTTTTCCTCCGGCACCTTCGCCCAACGATCTGAAATGAATAGAAGGATCTTCTCCTCCAACCCATGCACCGGCTACCAAAGTTGGCGTCATACCAATAAACCAGCCATCAGCCTGATCCTGAGTCGTACCTGTTTTTCCGGCAAATTCAGAATCTATGCCCCAGACAGAACGAATGGAGCTTCCTGTTCCGTCGTTCACAACCGATTTCAGCATCTGGGTTATTATTCTGCAATTCTCAGGCGATGCAACTTGTTCGTCAGGCTGAATATTCTGAAATTTTTCCAGCACCTGACCTTTGTTCGATTCAATTGCTTTTAAATAATAAGGAGTGACTTTTCTTCCGCCGTTAACCAACTCGGAATAGGCACAAACCATTTCCTGCAACGAAACAGAAGCTGTACCAAGCGCCAGCGAAGGATATGGAGGCAAATCGGAGTCAATGCCCATTCGTTTGGCCAGATCAACCACATTGGATATGCCTGCCTTCATCATCACTTCAACAGCAATGGTATTTATTGACTTTGACAATGCTCCTTCCATCGAATAGAACCCGGTATATTCGTCGTGGGAGTTTTCAGGAGACCAATTATCGTAGTCTTCATAAACTTTCCTTTCGTTCGGAAAATAAGTATCCGGAGAAATACCCGCTTCAAGAGCTGCCAGATACACAATAGGTTTGAACGTAGAGCCTACCTGCCGTTTCGAAGTGGTATGATCGTATTGAAAGTAACGGAAATCATTTCCGCCAATGTAGGCTTTTAGCTCTCCTGAATTGGGATCCATGGCCATGAAACCGGTATTAATAATCTTCAAATAGTACTGAATTGAATCCATTGGAGTCATTTCGGCCTGCTTCTTTCCATCCCAGGTAAACAGTGAAACTGAAGTTGGGGTATTAAAAATGGTCTTCACCTGATCATCAGGAACACCAGCCTTTTTCAGCGAACGATAACGGTTCGATCGTTTCATGGCACGGGTTACAACCGACTTGTCATTTCCCCATGGGTTCTTTTTTCCCCAGGCTGCATCAAATACAGCCTGAAGGTTTTTCATCTGGTCAGAAACAGCATTTTCGGCTGCCAGTTGCATGTCGAAATCAATTGTAGTCCTGATTTTTAAACCATCGGTAAATAAATTATATGGAGTTTCATCTTCTTTCATGTGATTGTCGCACCAATCCTGAAGAAACGGGCGAATTTTCTCCATCAGGTAGGGAGCCGGTCCTTCGTTGTAAGTAATCAGGTTATACGTAAGATTCAAAGGCTCTGCTTTATATAATTTAGCTTCCCCCACCGAAATGTAGTTGTATTTCAGCATCTGATCAATCACCACATTTCGCCTGTCAAGCGAACGTTCCGGGTTTTTCCGCGGATTGTAGCTGTTGTTGGCTTTTAGCATCCCAACGAGCGTTGCAGCCTCAGGAACTTTCAGTTTCGATGGGGGCTTATTGAAGAACCGCTCAGAGGCAACACCAATGCCATACGTATTTTCGGCGAATGGAACGGTATTCAGGTACAGGGTTAGAATTTCGTCTTTGGTGTAAACCTTCTCCAATCTGTAGGCAATAATTGATTCACGCAGCTTATTAACCGGCATGGTCAACGGGCCAAACGATTTACGCGGATAAAGATTCTTTGCAACTTGCTGGCTGAGCGTACTTCCACCACCAGAACTGTGATCCTGAAGCAGTACCGATTTAAGGAAAACACGTAAAAGGGCTATTTCATCAATTCCAGTATGGTGATAAAAACGCGAATCTTCAGTTGCAATAAGTGCATTAATTACATTAGGCGAAATCTGATCGAAACTCACATTGCTGCGGTTTTCGATGTAATAGCGGCCAAGGATACGGCCATCAGCGGCATAAACTTCGGTCGAAACCGGGTTTTTAATTTTTTGCAGTTCTTCACTCGAAGGAACCGGGCCGGTAAATCCCACATAGACGATCAGGAACAGCAAAAATCCTAGCAAAAGTAACGCAATGCCTGTTTTTAAAAGAAAGAAAAAAATTCTTCGACCTGTGCTTTTGTTTGAGCTACTCTTTTTACGTGTTGATGTTTTTGTTTTAGCTGAAGATATTGGTGTTTTCTTTTTCATTTCTTAATTCACTGAATGATATGATCGACGACTTTCAACAAACTTAACTGAAAAATTTCAAAGTTATTATGGAATTAAATGAAACCCTGTAATCAGAATATCATCTTCAAACATTTTTTGGATAATTTCAGGAAAATCTGCTTAGTTGGCAAGTTTTAGTGCCGCAAAATTACATTAAAATGAGTTGAATCCATTTATATTCCTGAAAAGTTAAACTTAAATTCAACTTAGTTGGTTTTTATCCTTACATTCAACCGAGTACATTTAAAATTCCATCACCTATGAAAATTGCGATCAGTGGATCAAACGGATATATTGCCAAAAATCTGATTCCCTTGCTGGAAGGAGCAAATCATGTAGTTACGCGTATTCAACGATCTGAATTAAGAGATGTTGATCAACTGACAAATAATCTTTCGGATGTTGATGTTGTAATTAATCTGGCAGGAGCGCCAATTCTGACACGATGGACAAAGGCCAATAAAAGTAAAATTATCAGGAGCAGAATTGATTCAACTCAAAATATTGTACGTGCAATCAATCGATTGCCGATAGGAAACCGGCCTGATTTATTTATTTCAGCTTCAGCAATTGGGATCTATTCACCGGATAAAGTCCACACTGAAGAAAGCATCTCTCTCTCAAACGATTTCGTCGCCGAAGTGGTTAAAAACTGGGAAAATGCATCGGCTGATTTAAATCCTGACGTTCGTAAAGTAATTTTCAGAATTGGACTCATTTTGGGAAAAGAAGCCAAAACCATTCGGAGTCTTGTTCCTGTAATTAAATTGGGAATTGGCGGAAAAATTGGAAGCGGGAAACAGCCTTTCCCATTCGTTCATATTGCTGATGCTATACGCGCAATACTTTGGAGTATCGAAAACGAAAATGCCCGAGGAATCTACAATCTCGTCGCTCCTGAAAACATCGACAACAAAACTTTCACCAGAACTTTGGCTAAATCTTTAAATCGGCCTGCAATTTTTACCGTTCCTGAACTTATCCTGAAATTCGCATTAGGCGAAGCTTCTGCCCTACTCCTTCAAAGTCCTCAGGTCGAACCCGAACGCCTGCTAAACGAAGGTTTCACGTTCAACTTTCCAGATATAGAATCATGTATTAACGAAATCGTACAGTAGAAGACTGGCGTTTCCTACCTGTTTTCACCACAGAAATTACACTTCTGTTCCGTCCTCAAAGTGCAAATATTTCAAAACATTTCAAGTCTTCGTAGATGTAAACATATATATGTTTACATAAGATATTGCACAACATCTAAAGTATTGATTTCTAATGCGAAAAATGATGGAATTTTTAAATCAAATTCTTTAATTTTCGAAGAACAATCAAAAACTATTTCTATGACAACCCAGACAACTGTAGAATATCAAGATTGTAAAGGGAACCAGGTTCATGAAGACGAACTTTATGAGCGACTATTGATTATTGTAAAATCGCAAAGAACCGTGCCAGGGGCTTTGATCCCAGTCCTGCAAACTGCCCAAAATTTATTTGGGTACCTTCCTGAAAAAGCATTGCGCATGGTAAGCAAAGAATTGAAGCTACCCTATAGCGAAGTTGCCGGAGTCGTGGGTTTCTATTCTTACTTTTCAACTACGCCTAAAGGAAAACACACTATTCGTGTGTGTTTGGGAACGGCTTGTTATGTTCGTGGCGGACAAGAGGTGCTAAAAGCAATGACAAAAGAACTTGGGATCAGTGTTGGAGATACCACGTCAGACCGTAAATTTTCGCTGGAAGTTGGGCGTTGCTTCGGAGCCTGTGGATTGGCTCCCGTGGTTATGGTCGGTGATGAAACTTTCCAGCGTGTAAGCCCTTCAAAAGTAAGCGACATCCTCAATAGTTTTGATTAAAAACACATCAAACATCTTTCATACCAACAGATTTACCTTTCAATTGAAAGAACATTGAAAAACCAATTGTTATGCAAAAATTAAATACACCTGAAGATTTCGATCATTATTTTCAGGAAATATCTAAGCAGTATTCAGAAGAATACAATCAGTATAAAGAAATTATTCAGGTATGCATTGGTGGTGGCTGCATTGCCTGTGGCTCAATCCATCTGAAAAACGAACTCGAAAAAAAGCTTCTGGAAAAGAACCTTGGGAACAAGTATTTGGTAAGAGGTACCGGATGTTTAGGCCCCTGTTCAAAAGGACCTGCAATTTTGATGAAGAAATCGGATATTTTTTACGAAAATGTACAAATTGCTGATATCGATACCTTGATTGAAAGCCTCCTGGTGAATAGCGACCCCGTTGAACGCTTATTACACCATAGCGACGAAGACGGAAAAGCCATTCCTCAAGTTCGTGATATTAAGTTTTTTAATCATCAAAAGAAAATTGTTCTTCGTCGCTGCGGAACAATTGATCCCGAGAAAATCACCGATTACATTGCAGAAGGCGGTTATATCGCACTAAAAAAGGCACTTAACGAGTTAACTCCTGATGATATTATCGAACAAATGAAAATTTCAGGCTTAAGGGGTCGTGGAGGTGCAGGATTTCCAACATTCATGAAATGGGGATTTGCAAAAAGGGAAGTAGCCGATCAAAAATACATGCTTTGCAATGCCGACGAAGGCGACCCGGGCGCATTTATGGACCGTAGTATTCTGGAAGGCGATCCACACAGCGTGATTGAAGGAATGGTGATCGGTGCTTACACGATTGGAGCTTCAAAAGGATTTGTCTATGTTCGGGCCGAATATCCTTTGGCAGTTGAACGGCTGAATAAAGCCATCGAAGATGCCCGCCAATTGGGTTTATTGGGTCAAAACATTTTGGGTACGGGCTTCGATTTCGACCTCGAAATTCGGATGGGCTCCGGAGCATTTGTTTGTGGCGAAGAAACCGCCCTGATGGCCTCAATCGAAGGTAAGCGCGGCGAACCACGACCACGGCCACCCTTCCCTACTACTGCCGGATTGTGGGGAAAACCATCGGTATTAAACAATGTGGAAACATTTGCTAATGTGAATACCATCATCGAAAAGGGCGGCGAATGGTTTGCACAATTTGGTACAGGAAAAAGCAAAGGTTCTAAGATATTTGCCTTGACTGGAGCTATTAAAAATTCAGGATTATATGAGGTTCCCGTTGGCACTTCGCTTGGTGATTTAATTTACGATATTGGCGGGGGAACCAGTAGCGGAAAGCCGTTTAAAGCAGCCCAGATTGGTGGGCCATCCGGAGGTTGTATTCCCAAACAACATCTAAGCGTATCGCTCGACTACGAATCGCTCAACGAACTTGGTGCCATTATGGGTTCCGGCGGATTGGTAGTTATGGATGAGGACTCCTGCATGGTTGATGTAGCCAAATTTTTCCTCGATTTTGTTTTGGAAGAATCATGTGGCAAATGCACTCCATGTCGGGTTGGAACCAAACGTATGTATGAAATATTAGAACGAATCACCACAGGCTATGGAAAAGAAGGAGATATTGAACGATTGGAACACTTGGGCGAATGGATCAAAAAGACATCCTTATGTGGATTGGGGCAATCAGCTCCGAATCCTGTACTTTCTACAATTCGTTATTTCAGGAACGAATATGAACATCACATCAGGGAACATAAATGCGAGGCCGGTAAATGTGCAAAACTGGTCAGGGCGCCTTGCCAAAGCGCCTGTCCTGCCGGAGTAGATGTTCCGGGATTTGTTTCACTTACGGCAGAAAAACGTTATGCGGAAGCTCTTCGCCTTCACCGAGAACGAAACCCATTTGCAGCCGTTTGTGCAAGGGTTTGCTTCCATACTTGTGAAGATAAATGCCGAAGAAGCGCCATTGATGCATCGGTTTCTATCCGGGGGATAAAGCGGTTCATGGTCGATCAGGAAATTACCATTCAATTACCTGAAATGCGTGAAAATACAATCAACGCAACCCGGAAAATTGCAATTGTAGGTGCTGGCCCTGCTGGACTTTCGTGTGCCTATTTTCTGGCTCGTTTAGGGTATAAACCCATTGTTTTCGAGGCAGAACAACGTCCCGGAGGAATGTTGGTACAAACCATCCCAGCATACCGTTTACCCCGCGAGATACTGGCCCGCGAAATCCGTATGATCGAGAACATGGGTGTTGATATTCGCACCGGCATGAAGCTTGGACGTGATTTCACCCTTAATTCGCTCAAAGAAGATGGTTATGAAGTTGTTTTTATCGGAGTTGGTTCTCCTCAGGGTGTCAGACCTTCAATCCCCGGAATTGAAACAGAAGGAGTTGTCGATGCACTTCAATTCCTTCAAACTTATAATTTAAGGGGTTCTGTCCCGGTTGGAAAGAAAATTATTGTTGTAGGCGGAGGAAATGCGGCTATCGATGCTGCAAGGTCAGCGGTTCGGTTAGGCGCCGAAAAGGTTGATATTGTTTATCGACGCACACAGGAAGAAATGCCTGCCTGGGCCGAAGAGATTGATGCTGCCATTGAAGAAAAAATCGAATTACACACCTTGACTAATCCGACAGAGTTTATTACTCAAGATGGAAAGATTCAGGGTGTGCGTTGTGTCAGGATGAAGCTTGGCGCATTTGACTCGAGCGGACGCCGCAGTCCGGTTGAGACTGATGAAGAGATTACTTTTGAAGCAGATCAAGCCATTGTCGCTGTAGGACAAACACTTAATACCAAAGAGATATTAGGAGACACTTCGATGAAACTGGCTGGAAAATCGCAGTTGGCACGCAATCCTCGGACAGGACAGACCTCTGTTGACTGGATTTTCACTGGTGGTGATGCAGCTACCGGTCCGTCTTCGGTTATTGAAGCCGTTGCCGGTGGAGAAATGGCTGCCGTTGGAATTGATGAATTCCTGACCGGAGACAAACACGATTTCTGGAGAAAAGAAAAACACAACGACACTTTCTTCGACCCTGAAGCCATTCCGGCAAAATATCCACGTACTCACATGGTTATGTTGGCTCCCGAACGTCGTATGTACAATTTCAATGAAGTGGAACAGGTTTGGCCTGAAGGAGAAGCCATACGACAAGCCCGAAGATGCCTAAGATGTGATTATGGAAGCTGTTAGCTTAGGAAAATGTCATTAGCCATTAGAAAAATCATTTCTTCCAGCCCTTTCCTATTGACTAATGACTTTTTCGGCTTTTCAAATGGATAAAAAGAAAAAGAATCGCAAAAATAGAGAATATGATACTGGAAGAATTGAAAGTATATCAATTGGCAATGGAAGTTGGTGAAGAAAGTTGGACGATTGTTTCAAAATGGAATCATTTCGAACGCGATACCATTGGGAAACAATTGGTCAGGGCTGCCGATTCAATTGCTGCAAACATTTCCGAAGGTTTCGGAAGATTTCATTTTAAGGAAAATCGATACTTCAATTTTGTCGCTCGTGGCTCTCTATTTGAAACTAAAACATGGCTTGACAAAGCAGTAAAGCGAAACTTGATAACCGCTGAAGAATTTTCTAAACTAAAAATTGAGATGAATGAGCTTGGCAAATTGCTAAATGGATACATCAAGAAAATCGGAAAAGAGAATTCTGTAGGTGAACCGGAAGCTGTTTATTTCTCAAAGAACTCAATTGCCAATGACCCATATGAGTTTTTCTACAACAATATCGATTCGATAAACTGGCTACCTTTTCCCAATGACTATTGACTTTTTTCTAATGACAAATGACTAAATTCAGAACAAAATGACAACAGTATATATAAACAAACAACCCATAGAAGTTGAAGCTGGCAGTACCATTTTTGAAGCAGCGGCGGTGGCTGGAATAAAGATTCCAACTCTTTGTCATGTAGAAAATCAACATCCTAAAGGCGCCTGCCGCGTTTGCATGGTTGATGTTGAGGGTGCAAAATCGATGGTTGCCTCTTGTACAACGCCGGTTAGTGAGGGGATGAAAATTATAACCAATTCGAAAAACGTCAGGGAGGCCCGTAAGTTTGTTGTTGAATTACTCTTATCGGAACATTGTGGCGAATGCAAAACCTGTACTCGAAATAACGATTGCGAACTTCAAACGCTTGCACTCGAATTGGGCGTCATGGACATTACTTATGAAGGGGAAAAACTAAAGAGTTATATTGACGATTCTACTCCTTCTCTGGTTCGTGATTCAGGAAAATGCATCAAATGCCGACGTTGTATAACTGTTTGTAACGAAATACAAGGCGTGGGCTCGTTGTTTGCCCAGGGACGAGGGTTTGAGTCCAGGGTTGGACCAGCTTTCGATCAGCAGCTTGATGGAGTAACCTGTGTGCAATGCGGTCAATGCGCAGCAATTTGCCCTGTTGGCGCCATTACTGAAAAAGAACATATCGACTTTGTTTGGGATGCCATTGAAGACCCCTCAAAATTTGTAGTGGTTCAAACAGCTCCTGCTATTCGCGCAGCACTGGGAGAATGTTTTGATTATGAACCAGGAACACTGATTACCGGCAAAATGGTCTCTGCCTTGCGTTTACTTGGATTCGATCGTGTGTTTGACACCAACTTCACCGCCGATTTAACGATTATGGAGGAAGGGACTGAACTACTTATGAGATTAAAAAAGGCATTGGTTGATAAGCAGCAGGTAGCATTACCCCAATTTACGTCCTGTTCACCAGGTTGGATTAAATATGCAGAATACTTCTATCCCGAATTTCTCGACAATATTTCAACCTGCAAATCGCCACAGCAGATGTTTGGAACAGTAGCCAAAACCTATTATGCAAAAAAAACCGGGGTCGATCCAAAGGATGTTATCGTGGTCTCGGTGATGCCTTGTACAGCTAAAAAGTTCGAAGCACAACGGCCAGAGATGAACGACAGTGGATTTCAGGATGTTGATTACGTTCTTACGACCAGAGAACTGGCTCGGATGATCAAACAGTCAGGTATTGATTTTAGAGCCTTGAAAGACGATGTGATGGATTCGCCCATGGGTTCAGGATCGGGTGCCGCCGACATTTTCGCAAACACAGGCGGAGTAATGGAAGCCGCTATTCGCACAGCCTACGAAATTGTGACGGGACGTGAACTTCCATTAGAAAATCTACATCTACAACCAGTTATTGGACTGGAAGGTGTAAAAAAAGCTTCATTATTGATTCAAGGCTGTAAACCTGAATGGAGTTTTCTGGAAGGCGTTGAATTAAAAGTTGGCGTAGCTCACGGCCTGGGCAACGCCAGGAAAATTATTGAAGCCATGCGCGGCGGAGAGGAATTTCATTTTATTGAAGTGATGACCTGTCCAGGCGGTTGTATTGGCGGAGGCGGACAACCACGTTTTACGACCAATGAAATCCGACTAAAACGAATTCAAGCCATTTATCAGGAAGACGAAGGAAAGCTTTTGCGTAAGTCACATGCCAATCCTGAAGTTCAACAGATTTATGAAGAGTTTTTGGAAAAACCATACAGCCATCTGGCCCATCAATTACTACACACGAAATATAAACCAAGGCTAAACTAAAACCGAAAGACAGTTTCGAACTAAAAATGAAACTGTCTTTTTTATGCATCTTCGGTATCAGTGACTCCATTTTCGTAAGCCGAATGTATTGGGCTAATTTACAGAGCAACATTCTAACATGTAATAAAAAAAATTGGAAAGTCAATAGTTCATTAGCAAAAGCTCAAATGAGACTTTCAGACATAAAAAAGAGGGCAATGTGGTCAAAAATAGTTGGTGATTTTTTGGAAAATAATTAGTAAGCTCCACGCAGTTAATCCGAAGAGGAAGCAGGCTCTGATGGAGATCAACCTGCCAGCAATAAGGTTAACGCATAAACAGTAATACAAGGGTAGTCCAACAAGCTGCCCTTTTTCTGTTATTACTGGTATGCCCACAATGGCTTAAAAAAACTCATTTTGCGTTAGCAAAATAAATGTACCACTTGATGAAGTTTATTCGGTGTTTTACCGTCAACCCACGATGGATATCCAGGTGGTTTTTAAGATGACTGAAGTATCCTTCTATCCCGTTTGTAGTCTTGGGTATATCTGGGTTTGATAGGTAATGAAACATGTTTGGCAAAGCCCGTTTGATGGTTATATAAGAGCGGCGAAGCAGTTTATGTGTGTACCAATATCTTCCGGTTTCTGTGTTGTATGTTTTTTCATTCAAGTAATCTTTGTGTGTTTCATGCCATTTTAGAAACTCTCTTGTCCAGTAAATCCGGTCATTTTCTGATTTAATTCGAAGGATAAATAGCACCAGTTTGCGTAGTTCCTGTCCGGCCTGATGTTTGGGATACTGTGTTAGCCACAGCAGGCACATGCGCTGGATATGAACCAGACAGCGTTGGACGATAGCTTCTGGAACTGACCTTTTTATCGCTTTTAAGATACTTTTATGACCGTCGGTGGTAATGCTTTCGATCTGAATCCCAAGTTTGAGCAAGTTAGCCAGATCCTCTTTGATTTCCTCATAGCGTTCACCGTCAGTAAAGCGATGCAGCTGGGTGTAGCCATCAAAATCGTCTTGATAACAAACCAAACAAAACTGCGCAAAATACGTGGCATCTATCCGTAAATGAACACGCTCTCGCTTGATTATTTTGACCAATGGCGCTTGTTCTAAAAAATGGTAAAATGTCCGTTGAAGTGTAGCTTGCGATAGGCTGCTGTCCCTGCTTAAAATTTGATAAGTCTGACGTTCCAATATCCACTTTCTGAACCATACAAACCTGTTTTGAATTCTCTGTTCTGGACGATTTTCAGTTAGAAAAATTCCGCATCGTTTACATTTGAATCGTTGCTTACCCCCTTGTTTTCCCCATCGAATAACATCTGTATATCCACAGGCCCAACAGCGTTTTTTTTGATTTTTCCATAAACATAAAAAGTTTGATGAAACCAAGTTCATCAAACTTTCTGTATTATCAATATTGGTGTGCTTTACAAAGCTTTTTACCAACTATTTTTGACTAATATGCCAAAAAGAGGCTGAACGCTTTCGCGACAGCCTCTTCGTTATAGTCAAAAAACTAATGATTACAATTGTGGTCCAGAAGGAATCAATGCTTTAGCATCATCGTTATCACAGTATTGTTCGAAGTTCTTGATGTATTTGGCAGCAAGCGATTTTGCTTTGGTTTCCCATTCAGCAACATCAGCATAAGTATTGCGTGGGTCAAGAATTTCGGTGTCAACATTGTTCAAAGCTACAGGAGCTACAAGGTTCAGAATAGGAACTTTAATTGTTTCAACTTCTTCGATTGAACCATCGATAATAGCATCAATGATCGCACGTGTGTTTTTTAAAGAAATACGTTTTCCTGTTCCGTTCCAACCAGTGTTTACCAGGTAAACTTTAGCATTGTGTTCTTTAGCTTTACCAATCAATGTTTTTGCGTACATCGTTGGGTGCAAAGTTAAGAATGCTTCACCAAATGCTGGAGAGAAAGAAGGAACTGGTTCAGTGATACCACGTTCAGTTCCAGCTAATTTTGAAGTAAAGCCTGAAAGGAAGTGATACTGAGCTGATTGTTCGTCCAAAATAGATACTGGAGGCAATACACCAAATGCATCAGCCGACAGGTAAATGATTTTTTTAGCGTGTCCTGCACGTGAAGGAGAAACGATTTTATTGATGTGATAGATTGGATAAGAAACGCGTGTATTTTCAGTTTTTGAAGCAGCCGCTGAATAATCAGGAGTTCCATCAGCCAATACTGTCACATTTTCCAACAAAGCGTCACGACGGATAGCACGCCAAATATCTGGTTCTTTGTCTTTTTCCAAATCAATTACTTTAGCGTAGCAACCACCTTCGTAGTTGAATACACCATTGTCGTCCCAGCCGTGTTCGTCG is a window from the Aquipluma nitroreducens genome containing:
- a CDS encoding NADH-dependent [FeFe] hydrogenase, group A6, coding for MTTVYINKQPIEVEAGSTIFEAAAVAGIKIPTLCHVENQHPKGACRVCMVDVEGAKSMVASCTTPVSEGMKIITNSKNVREARKFVVELLLSEHCGECKTCTRNNDCELQTLALELGVMDITYEGEKLKSYIDDSTPSLVRDSGKCIKCRRCITVCNEIQGVGSLFAQGRGFESRVGPAFDQQLDGVTCVQCGQCAAICPVGAITEKEHIDFVWDAIEDPSKFVVVQTAPAIRAALGECFDYEPGTLITGKMVSALRLLGFDRVFDTNFTADLTIMEEGTELLMRLKKALVDKQQVALPQFTSCSPGWIKYAEYFYPEFLDNISTCKSPQQMFGTVAKTYYAKKTGVDPKDVIVVSVMPCTAKKFEAQRPEMNDSGFQDVDYVLTTRELARMIKQSGIDFRALKDDVMDSPMGSGSGAADIFANTGGVMEAAIRTAYEIVTGRELPLENLHLQPVIGLEGVKKASLLIQGCKPEWSFLEGVELKVGVAHGLGNARKIIEAMRGGEEFHFIEVMTCPGGCIGGGGQPRFTTNEIRLKRIQAIYQEDEGKLLRKSHANPEVQQIYEEFLEKPYSHLAHQLLHTKYKPRLN
- a CDS encoding IS256 family transposase, variant Zn-binding type: MNLVSSNFLCLWKNQKKRCWACGYTDVIRWGKQGGKQRFKCKRCGIFLTENRPEQRIQNRFVWFRKWILERQTYQILSRDSSLSQATLQRTFYHFLEQAPLVKIIKRERVHLRIDATYFAQFCLVCYQDDFDGYTQLHRFTDGERYEEIKEDLANLLKLGIQIESITTDGHKSILKAIKRSVPEAIVQRCLVHIQRMCLLWLTQYPKHQAGQELRKLVLFILRIKSENDRIYWTREFLKWHETHKDYLNEKTYNTETGRYWYTHKLLRRSYITIKRALPNMFHYLSNPDIPKTTNGIEGYFSHLKNHLDIHRGLTVKHRINFIKWYIYFANAK
- the pckA gene encoding phosphoenolpyruvate carboxykinase (ATP), whose amino-acid sequence is MKNTDLLKYGIDTNAEILHNPTYEELFQAEIDPANEGFEKGVLTTSGAVSVDTGKFTGRSPKDKYFVKDAVTEEHLWWDGTINRPTTPEVFDHCKDLVTKQLSTAKKLYVVDTFCGTNEDTRMKVRFIMEVAWQAHFVTNMFIRPSHFELANYGEPDFVTLNGSKTSNPNWKEQGLNSEVFTLFNLTTKMQVIGGTWYGGEMKKGIFALQNYYLPLRGIASMHCSANVGKDGDVAIFFGLSGTGKTTLSADPKRYLIGDDEHGWDDNGVFNYEGGCYAKVIDLEKDKEPDIWRAIRRDALLENVTVLADGTPDYSAAASKTENTRVSYPIYHINKIVSPSRAGHAKKIIYLSADAFGVLPPVSILDEQSAQYHFLSGFTSKLAGTERGITEPVPSFSPAFGEAFLTLHPTMYAKTLIGKAKEHNAKVYLVNTGWNGTGKRISLKNTRAIIDAIIDGSIEEVETIKVPILNLVAPVALNNVDTEILDPRNTYADVAEWETKAKSLAAKYIKNFEQYCDNDDAKALIPSGPQL